The proteins below come from a single Alligator mississippiensis isolate rAllMis1 chromosome 2, rAllMis1, whole genome shotgun sequence genomic window:
- the LAMTOR3 gene encoding ragulator complex protein LAMTOR3 isoform X2, with amino-acid sequence MADDLKRFLYKKLPSVEGLHAIVVSDRDGVPVIKVANDNAPEHALRPGFLSTFALATDQGSKLGLSKNKSIICYYNTYQVVQFNRLPLVVSFIASSNANTGLIVSLEKELAPLFEELRQVVEVS; translated from the exons ATGGCCGAC GACCTGAAAAGGTTCCTGTACAAAAAGCTACCAAG TGTTGAAGGTCTTCATGCTATTGTAGTCTCAGACAGAGATGGTGTGCCTGTTATCAAAG TTGCCAATGATAATGCACCAGAGCATGCTCTTAGACCTGGTTTTTTGTCTACCTTTGCGCTTGCAACAGACCAGGGAAGCAAACTAGgactttcaaaaaataaaagtatCATCTGTTACTACAACACATACCAG gtagtcCAGTTCAATCGATTACCCTTGGTAGTAAGCTTCATTGCTAGCAGTAATGCCAATACCG GGTTGATCGTAAGCTTAGAGAAGGAGCTCGCGCCCTTGTTTGAGGAACTGAGGCAGGTGGTGGAAGTCTCCTAA
- the LAMTOR3 gene encoding ragulator complex protein LAMTOR3 isoform X1 translates to MEILPNAHVLFLSFYSVEGLHAIVVSDRDGVPVIKVANDNAPEHALRPGFLSTFALATDQGSKLGLSKNKSIICYYNTYQVVQFNRLPLVVSFIASSNANTGLIVSLEKELAPLFEELRQVVEVS, encoded by the exons atggaAATTCTCCCCAATGCTCatgttctttttctctctttttacagTGTTGAAGGTCTTCATGCTATTGTAGTCTCAGACAGAGATGGTGTGCCTGTTATCAAAG TTGCCAATGATAATGCACCAGAGCATGCTCTTAGACCTGGTTTTTTGTCTACCTTTGCGCTTGCAACAGACCAGGGAAGCAAACTAGgactttcaaaaaataaaagtatCATCTGTTACTACAACACATACCAG gtagtcCAGTTCAATCGATTACCCTTGGTAGTAAGCTTCATTGCTAGCAGTAATGCCAATACCG GGTTGATCGTAAGCTTAGAGAAGGAGCTCGCGCCCTTGTTTGAGGAACTGAGGCAGGTGGTGGAAGTCTCCTAA